A genomic window from Pseudomonas alcaligenes includes:
- a CDS encoding potassium-transporting ATPase subunit F codes for MSILDGVSLGLALGLFIYLLVALLRAGRQS; via the coding sequence ATGAGCATTCTCGACGGGGTGTCCCTAGGCCTGGCCCTGGGACTTTTCATTTATTTGCTGGTTGCGCTGCTGCGCGCCGGACGGCAGAGCTAG
- the kdpA gene encoding potassium-transporting ATPase subunit KdpA, with protein MQVQDYWLILAFFALVLVPAPFLGRYFFNAMEGKRNLLSPVLQPLERLCYRVSGVDPERDQDWKTYSLALLAFSAVSLVVLFTILMLQHLLPFNPQQLPGLEWSLAFNTAVSFVTNTNWQAYSGEAALSYFSQMVGLGVQNFVSPAVGLAILVAFARGIARKSSNGIGNFWVDVTRAVLYVLLPLCVPLAIFLVWQGVPQTFMDYAHATTVQGAEQTIPLGPAASQIAIKQLGTNGGGFFGVNSAHPFENPTAWSNLFEVASIILIPAALVFTFGHYVKDLRQSRAILASMLILFVAGLGITLWAEYQPNPALAALPIEQAGSLEGKEARFGTAASALWAVTTTAASNGSVNAMHDSFSAIGGLAPMFNMMLGEVIFGGVGAGLYGMLLFVLIAVFLAGLMIGRTPEYLGKKLEAREVRLLVATLLVMPVGVLVFCALAVSLDGPAASISNPGAHGFSQALYAYTSGTANNGSAFAGLQANTPYHNLMIGLAMLLGRFGYILPILAIAGSLAAKKRAPLDGNSFPTHGPLFVTLLVLTILLVGGLTFLPALALGPLAEHLAF; from the coding sequence ATGCAAGTCCAAGACTACTGGCTGATTCTGGCCTTCTTCGCACTTGTGCTGGTGCCGGCACCTTTCCTCGGGCGCTATTTCTTCAACGCCATGGAAGGCAAGCGCAACCTGCTGAGCCCCGTGCTGCAACCGCTGGAGCGCCTGTGCTACCGGGTGTCCGGGGTCGACCCCGAGCGCGATCAGGACTGGAAGACCTACAGCCTGGCGCTGCTGGCCTTCAGTGCTGTTTCCCTGGTGGTGCTGTTCACCATCCTCATGCTGCAGCACCTGCTGCCGTTCAATCCGCAGCAGCTGCCGGGCCTGGAGTGGAGCCTGGCGTTCAACACCGCGGTGAGTTTCGTCACCAACACCAACTGGCAGGCCTATAGCGGCGAGGCTGCACTGAGCTACTTCAGCCAGATGGTTGGCCTGGGCGTGCAGAACTTCGTCAGCCCGGCCGTCGGCCTGGCCATCCTGGTGGCCTTTGCCCGCGGCATCGCGCGCAAGTCGAGCAACGGCATCGGCAACTTCTGGGTCGATGTGACCCGCGCCGTGCTCTATGTGCTGCTGCCGCTGTGCGTGCCGCTGGCCATCTTCCTGGTCTGGCAGGGCGTGCCGCAGACCTTTATGGACTATGCCCATGCGACCACTGTGCAGGGCGCCGAGCAGACCATTCCGCTGGGTCCGGCCGCCAGCCAGATCGCCATCAAGCAGCTGGGCACCAACGGTGGTGGTTTCTTCGGTGTGAACTCGGCGCACCCGTTCGAGAACCCGACGGCCTGGTCCAACCTGTTCGAGGTGGCCTCGATCATCCTGATCCCGGCCGCCCTGGTGTTCACCTTCGGCCACTACGTCAAGGACCTGCGCCAGAGCCGCGCTATCCTGGCCAGCATGCTGATCCTGTTCGTTGCCGGTCTTGGCATCACCCTGTGGGCCGAGTACCAGCCCAACCCGGCCCTGGCGGCGCTGCCGATCGAGCAAGCCGGCTCGCTGGAAGGCAAGGAGGCGCGCTTCGGCACTGCCGCCTCGGCACTCTGGGCGGTGACCACCACGGCCGCTTCCAACGGCTCGGTCAACGCCATGCATGACAGCTTCAGCGCCATCGGCGGGCTGGCACCGATGTTCAACATGATGCTCGGCGAGGTGATCTTCGGCGGCGTCGGCGCCGGCCTGTACGGCATGCTGCTGTTCGTCCTGATTGCCGTGTTCCTGGCCGGCCTGATGATCGGCCGCACTCCGGAGTACCTGGGCAAGAAGCTGGAGGCCCGCGAGGTGCGCCTGCTGGTCGCCACCCTGCTGGTGATGCCGGTCGGTGTCCTGGTGTTCTGCGCCCTGGCGGTGAGCCTGGACGGCCCGGCAGCCTCCATCAGCAACCCGGGTGCCCACGGCTTCAGCCAGGCGCTGTATGCCTACACCTCGGGTACCGCCAACAACGGTTCGGCCTTCGCCGGCCTCCAAGCCAACACGCCGTACCACAACCTGATGATCGGCCTGGCCATGCTGCTCGGCCGCTTCGGCTACATCCTGCCGATCCTGGCCATCGCCGGCAGCCTGGCGGCGAAGAAGCGTGCGCCGCTGGACGGCAACAGCTTCCCGACCCATGGCCCGCTGTTCGTCACCCTCCTGGTACTGACCATCCTGCTGGTCGGTGGCCTGACCTTCCTGCCGGCGCTGGCCCTGGGCCCACTGGCCGAACACCTGGCGTTCTAA
- a CDS encoding glutathione S-transferase family protein, with amino-acid sequence MIELYTAATPNGHKISIALEELGLPYEVHALSFDRQEQKAPEFLRINPNGRIPAIVDDGFAVFESGAILIYLAEKTGRLLPSDPRGRSLAIQWLMFQMGGVGPMQGQANVFFRYFPEKLQGAIDRYQHETRRLYEVLDRRLGEAEYLAGAYSIADIATYPWVRVHDWAGVAVDGLDHLQRWMAALAARPAVQRGLQIPARPRDDASLVQTAQAMLTR; translated from the coding sequence ATGATCGAGCTGTACACCGCCGCCACGCCCAACGGGCACAAGATCTCCATCGCCCTGGAGGAGCTGGGCCTGCCCTACGAGGTGCACGCGCTGTCCTTCGACAGGCAGGAGCAGAAGGCCCCGGAATTCCTGCGCATCAACCCCAACGGGCGCATTCCCGCCATCGTCGACGACGGCTTCGCCGTGTTCGAGTCCGGCGCCATCCTCATCTACCTGGCCGAGAAGACCGGCCGCCTGCTGCCGAGCGACCCCAGGGGCCGCTCGCTGGCCATCCAGTGGCTGATGTTCCAGATGGGTGGGGTAGGGCCCATGCAGGGCCAGGCCAACGTGTTCTTCCGTTATTTCCCGGAGAAGCTGCAGGGCGCCATCGACCGCTACCAGCACGAGACCCGCCGCCTCTACGAGGTGCTCGACCGCCGCCTGGGCGAGGCCGAGTACCTGGCCGGTGCCTACAGCATCGCCGACATCGCCACCTATCCCTGGGTGCGCGTCCATGACTGGGCAGGCGTCGCGGTGGACGGGCTGGACCACCTGCAGCGCTGGATGGCCGCGCTCGCCGCGCGCCCGGCCGTGCAGCGCGGCCTGCAGATCCCCGCTCGCCCGCGCGACGATGCCAGCCTGGTGCAGACCGCGCAGGCCATGCTGACACGCTAA
- the kdpB gene encoding potassium-transporting ATPase subunit KdpB gives MMNAPVKAQQGAKTPKNQAKTSFAALWKPALKQAFVKLDPRQLLRSPVMLVVEITAVLTTMLCFVPNPAVSTGLAVQIALWLWFTVLFANFAEALAEGRGKARADSLKAGSQGLTARRKTAGEQYQVVAASQLRRGDIVRVEAGELIPGDGEVIEGIAAVNEAAITGESAPVIRESGGDRSAVTGNTRVVSDWLLVKITANPGESTLDRMIALVEGAKRQKTPNEVALDILLIGLSLIFLLVVATLQPFARYAGGDLPLVYLAALLVTLIPTTIGGLLSAIGIAGMDRLVRLNVIAKSGRAVEAAGDVHVLLLDKTGTITFGNRRCSAVIKAPGINGKELGEAALLASLADDTPEGKSIVEYLRPLTTLREPARSEVKAIAFSAETRLSGVDWNGHSYRKGAVDAVLLYLGMARDAVPATLAREVEKIAQSGGTPLLVAGDGQLLGAIHLKDVVKPGIRERFAELRSLGIRTVMVTGDNPLTAAAIAAEAGVDDLIAEATPEKKLQRIRAEQAEGKLVAMCGDGANDAPALAQADVGLAMNDGTQAAREAANLVDLDSDPAKLLDVVQVGKELLVTRGALTTFSVANDVAKYFAILPALFAGIYPQLGALNLMQLHSPQSAILSAIVFNALIIIALIPLALRGVRVKALDAASLLRRNLLIYGLGGILAPFVGIKMIDALLVAVGLV, from the coding sequence ATGATGAATGCCCCTGTAAAGGCGCAACAAGGCGCCAAGACCCCCAAAAACCAGGCCAAGACCAGTTTCGCTGCGCTGTGGAAGCCAGCTTTGAAGCAGGCCTTTGTCAAACTGGACCCGCGCCAGCTGCTGCGCTCGCCGGTGATGCTGGTGGTGGAGATCACCGCCGTGCTTACCACGATGCTGTGCTTCGTACCCAACCCTGCGGTGAGTACCGGCCTGGCCGTGCAGATCGCCCTGTGGCTGTGGTTTACCGTGCTCTTCGCCAACTTCGCCGAAGCCCTGGCCGAAGGCCGTGGCAAGGCCCGCGCCGATAGCCTCAAGGCTGGCAGCCAGGGCCTGACCGCACGGCGCAAGACCGCCGGCGAGCAGTACCAGGTGGTTGCCGCCAGCCAGCTGCGCCGCGGCGATATCGTGCGCGTCGAGGCCGGCGAGCTGATCCCCGGCGATGGCGAGGTGATCGAGGGCATTGCCGCCGTCAACGAGGCGGCCATCACCGGTGAATCCGCGCCGGTGATCCGTGAGTCCGGCGGCGACCGCTCGGCGGTGACCGGCAACACCCGCGTGGTGTCGGACTGGCTGCTGGTGAAGATCACCGCCAACCCGGGCGAGTCGACCCTGGACCGGATGATCGCCCTGGTCGAGGGTGCCAAGCGGCAGAAGACCCCCAACGAGGTGGCGCTGGACATCCTGCTGATCGGCCTGAGCCTGATCTTCCTGCTGGTGGTGGCCACCCTGCAGCCGTTTGCCCGCTATGCCGGCGGTGACCTGCCGCTGGTGTACCTGGCCGCGCTGCTGGTGACCCTGATCCCGACCACCATCGGCGGGTTGCTCTCGGCCATCGGCATCGCCGGCATGGATCGTCTGGTGCGCCTCAATGTGATCGCCAAGTCCGGCCGCGCGGTGGAGGCGGCAGGTGATGTGCATGTGCTGCTGCTGGACAAGACCGGCACCATCACCTTCGGCAACCGCCGCTGCAGCGCGGTGATCAAGGCCCCTGGTATCAATGGCAAGGAGCTGGGTGAAGCGGCACTGCTGGCTTCCCTGGCTGACGATACCCCGGAAGGTAAATCCATCGTCGAGTACCTGCGTCCACTGACCACGCTGCGAGAGCCGGCGCGCAGCGAAGTCAAGGCTATCGCCTTCAGCGCCGAGACTCGCCTGTCCGGTGTCGACTGGAACGGTCACAGCTACCGCAAGGGCGCGGTGGATGCCGTGCTGCTGTACCTCGGCATGGCCCGCGACGCAGTGCCGGCAACCCTGGCTCGCGAGGTGGAGAAGATCGCCCAGAGCGGCGGCACCCCGCTGCTGGTGGCCGGCGACGGCCAGCTGCTCGGCGCCATCCACCTCAAGGACGTGGTCAAGCCGGGCATCCGCGAGCGCTTCGCCGAGCTGCGCAGCCTGGGCATCCGCACCGTGATGGTGACCGGTGACAACCCGCTGACCGCCGCGGCCATCGCCGCCGAGGCCGGCGTCGACGACCTGATCGCCGAAGCCACGCCGGAGAAGAAGCTGCAGCGCATTCGCGCCGAGCAGGCCGAAGGCAAGCTGGTCGCCATGTGCGGCGACGGTGCCAACGATGCCCCGGCGCTGGCCCAGGCCGACGTCGGCCTGGCGATGAACGATGGCACCCAGGCCGCCCGCGAGGCCGCCAACCTGGTGGACCTGGACTCGGACCCGGCCAAGCTGCTCGACGTGGTGCAGGTAGGCAAGGAGCTCTTGGTGACCCGTGGCGCGCTGACCACTTTCTCGGTGGCCAACGACGTGGCCAAGTACTTCGCCATCCTCCCGGCGCTGTTCGCCGGCATCTACCCGCAGCTCGGCGCGCTCAACCTGATGCAACTGCACAGCCCGCAGAGCGCCATCCTCTCGGCCATCGTGTTCAACGCGCTGATCATCATCGCGCTAATCCCCCTGGCCCTGCGCGGGGTGCGGGTCAAGGCCCTGGACGCGGCCAGCCTGCTGCGCCGCAACCTGCTGATCTACGGCCTGGGCGGCATCCTCGCGCCCTTTGTCGGGATCAAGATGATCGACGCGCTGCTGGTGGCGGTGGGGCTGGTGTAG
- a CDS encoding DUF4892 domain-containing protein, with protein sequence MRYPFLISLSLACGTALAADVSGSQDLQSLPRFPRAEIVDYRDVANEERRYPQDGLRRISGQLRVSQEVVTEGRLRALTYRLPDEHPPREALTAARAHLQEQGAQLLFWCEGRDCGSSSLFANAIFGNAKLYGPEERQSYLLLRLAAPEQDSLLALYGITRGNRRSYLHVEQLDAAAPLPALLPTPATLQRLLRSSGELRLAHLGAPDEQWGDLLARTLSLDSTQRVRLSGAAAEAWREALERRGVRSGRLQSGTAEGAGLHLELLR encoded by the coding sequence ATGCGTTATCCATTTCTGATCTCTCTGAGCCTTGCCTGTGGCACTGCGCTGGCTGCTGACGTATCCGGCAGCCAGGATCTGCAGAGCCTGCCGCGCTTCCCGCGCGCCGAAATAGTCGACTACCGCGATGTTGCCAACGAGGAGAGACGCTACCCGCAGGACGGCCTGCGCCGCATCAGCGGCCAGCTGCGGGTGTCGCAGGAGGTGGTCACCGAGGGGCGGCTGCGCGCGTTGACCTACCGTCTTCCGGACGAGCACCCGCCGCGCGAGGCGCTGACGGCGGCGCGCGCGCATCTGCAGGAGCAGGGCGCCCAGCTGCTGTTCTGGTGCGAGGGACGTGACTGTGGCTCCAGCAGCCTGTTCGCCAACGCCATCTTCGGCAATGCCAAGCTGTACGGGCCGGAGGAGCGCCAGAGCTACCTGCTGCTGCGCCTGGCCGCCCCCGAGCAGGACAGCCTGCTGGCCCTGTACGGCATCACCCGCGGCAACCGCCGCTCCTACCTGCACGTGGAACAGCTGGATGCCGCCGCGCCGCTGCCGGCGCTGCTGCCGACGCCGGCCACCCTGCAGCGCCTGCTGCGCAGCAGTGGCGAGCTCAGGCTGGCGCATCTGGGCGCACCGGACGAGCAGTGGGGCGACCTGCTGGCGCGTACCCTGAGCCTGGACAGCACCCAGCGCGTGCGCCTCTCGGGCGCCGCGGCCGAAGCCTGGCGCGAGGCCCTGGAACGGCGCGGCGTGCGCAGCGGCCGGCTGCAGAGCGGCACTGCCGAAGGTGCGGGCCTGCACCTGGAACTACTACGCTGA
- a CDS encoding alpha/beta fold hydrolase translates to MSQTIFFAHANGFPSATYAKLFDALAPDYRVRHLGQHGHDPRFPVDDNWNNLVDELILHLERGDEPVWGVGHSLGGVLHYHAALRRPELYRGVAMLDSPLLTGVDRLVIRAAKRFGFIDRITPAGRTVGRRESFGDLAEARDYFAGKSLFRRFDPDCLDAYVRHGLREEGGGLRLRFDPATEISIYRSVPHTVPGRPQQLAVPLAVVRGRHSRVVLPHHARQVNRVPKGEYHNLPGGHMFPLERPQDTARLLRELFARWQGQDMERSA, encoded by the coding sequence ATGTCGCAAACCATCTTCTTCGCCCACGCCAACGGTTTCCCCTCGGCCACCTACGCCAAGCTGTTCGACGCCCTGGCGCCGGACTACCGCGTGCGCCACCTCGGCCAGCATGGCCACGATCCGCGCTTTCCGGTGGACGACAACTGGAACAACCTGGTGGACGAGCTGATCCTGCATCTGGAGCGGGGCGACGAGCCGGTCTGGGGCGTCGGCCATTCCCTCGGCGGCGTGCTGCACTACCATGCCGCGCTGCGCCGGCCGGAGCTGTACCGCGGCGTGGCGATGCTCGACTCGCCGCTGCTCACCGGTGTCGACCGCCTGGTGATTCGCGCCGCCAAGCGCTTCGGTTTCATCGACCGGATCACCCCGGCGGGCAGGACCGTCGGCCGTCGCGAGTCTTTCGGCGACCTTGCCGAGGCGCGCGACTACTTCGCCGGCAAGAGCCTGTTCCGTCGCTTCGATCCGGACTGCCTGGATGCCTACGTGCGCCACGGTCTGCGCGAGGAGGGCGGCGGCCTGCGCCTGCGCTTCGACCCGGCCACCGAAATCAGCATCTACCGCAGCGTGCCGCACACCGTGCCGGGGCGCCCGCAGCAGCTGGCCGTGCCGCTGGCGGTGGTGCGCGGGCGGCACAGCCGGGTGGTGCTGCCGCACCACGCCCGCCAGGTCAACCGCGTGCCCAAGGGCGAGTACCACAACCTGCCCGGCGGCCACATGTTCCCTCTGGAGCGCCCGCAGGACACCGCGCGCCTGTTGCGCGAGCTGTTCGCCCGCTGGCAGGGACAGGACATGGAGCGTTCGGCATGA
- a CDS encoding alpha/beta fold hydrolase, with translation MSLRVEETRFSLPHVELAAHLFGPEDGIPVIALHGWLDNAMTFARLAPKLEGLRIVALDFPGHGHSGHYASNSSYSMWEYLEDVLLVAEQLGWQRFSLLGHSLGGIISTLLAAAVPERIERLALIDGLVPYTAEADSAPKRLGDALRARLGGRDKQKPVYPDLDKAVQARMKGVVAVSRKAAELLAQRGLEPVPGGYTWRTDIRLTLPSVMRLTFAHVEHFVRAVQCPVSLILAEGGQMNVEPRLKGLIEQANFETHILPGGHHLHLNDEAGAQQVADCFNPFFRRP, from the coding sequence ATGAGCCTGAGAGTGGAGGAGACCCGTTTCAGCCTGCCGCACGTGGAGCTGGCCGCGCACCTGTTCGGCCCCGAGGACGGCATCCCGGTGATCGCCCTGCATGGCTGGCTGGACAACGCCATGACCTTCGCCCGCCTGGCGCCGAAGCTAGAAGGGCTGCGCATCGTCGCCCTGGACTTCCCCGGCCACGGCCACTCCGGCCACTATGCCAGCAACTCCAGCTACAGCATGTGGGAGTACCTGGAGGACGTGCTGCTGGTGGCCGAGCAGCTCGGCTGGCAGCGCTTCTCGCTGCTCGGTCATTCGCTCGGCGGCATCATCTCCACCCTGCTGGCGGCGGCGGTACCGGAGCGCATCGAGCGCCTGGCGCTGATCGACGGCCTGGTGCCCTACACGGCCGAGGCCGACAGCGCGCCCAAGCGCCTGGGCGATGCGCTGCGCGCGCGCCTGGGGGGGCGCGACAAGCAGAAGCCGGTCTACCCCGACCTGGACAAGGCCGTGCAGGCGCGCATGAAGGGCGTGGTGGCGGTCAGCCGCAAAGCCGCCGAGCTGCTGGCCCAGCGCGGCCTGGAGCCGGTGCCGGGCGGCTACACCTGGCGCACCGACATCCGCCTGACCCTGCCCTCGGTGATGCGCCTGACCTTCGCCCATGTCGAGCACTTCGTTCGCGCCGTGCAGTGTCCGGTCAGCCTGATCCTCGCCGAGGGCGGGCAGATGAACGTCGAGCCACGCCTCAAGGGGCTGATCGAGCAGGCGAACTTCGAGACGCACATCCTGCCCGGCGGCCATCACCTGCATCTCAACGACGAGGCCGGCGCACAGCAGGTTGCAGACTGTTTCAATCCATTCTTCCGACGCCCTTGA
- the kdpC gene encoding potassium-transporting ATPase subunit KdpC, protein MLKQLRPAIAMLGLMTLVTGVAYPLAVTGVAQLAFPEQANGSLVRDAQGEVRGSTLLAQNFEGDQWFQPRPSAGGFATVASGASNLAPSNPALAERIAKDAQRLVGEGAAPVPLQLVTTSGSGLDPHLSPAAARWQLTRVAAARGIPANSLERLVEQHTERPLVGPAVVNVLALNLALADNRAFAGNENAP, encoded by the coding sequence ATGCTTAAACAACTGCGCCCGGCCATCGCCATGCTGGGCCTGATGACCCTGGTGACCGGCGTGGCCTACCCGCTGGCCGTCACCGGCGTGGCCCAGCTGGCCTTCCCCGAGCAGGCCAACGGCAGCCTGGTGCGCGATGCCCAGGGCGAGGTGCGTGGCAGCACCCTGCTGGCGCAGAACTTCGAGGGCGACCAGTGGTTCCAGCCGCGGCCGTCGGCCGGTGGTTTCGCCACCGTGGCCAGCGGTGCCAGCAACCTGGCACCGAGCAATCCGGCCCTGGCCGAACGCATCGCCAAGGACGCCCAGCGTCTGGTCGGCGAGGGTGCCGCGCCGGTGCCGCTGCAACTGGTCACCACCTCCGGCAGCGGTCTCGACCCGCATCTGTCGCCGGCCGCCGCACGCTGGCAGCTCACCCGCGTCGCCGCAGCGCGCGGCATTCCGGCAAACAGCCTGGAGCGCCTGGTCGAGCAGCACACCGAGCGCCCGCTGGTGGGCCCGGCGGTGGTCAACGTGCTGGCGTTGAACCTGGCGCTGGCGGACAATCGCGCATTCGCAGGTAACGAGAACGCTCCATGA
- a CDS encoding YdgA family protein — protein MKKTAGIAAGLILAVGALGTAGAWYTGNQLPTVLDESIKRANADLAKTLPALGLDASIELLALEQQFFSSTARYRLTFSGSLDGEAPQQFELLINDRIEHGPFPLSRLKAFQLMPVMATSNYALESSPALEKWFAAANGKSPLEGQASLGYDRSVAGNLRFNPVQVALDEDSQLDFSGLDIDFDSTAEAKAIDANGLMDSLRISTKLSESQNPLTIELKGLTLDSQTAKGSSEFYLGRNEVKLQTAQILIGDGEPILLRDISQLDETSEADGKLAARSTYKIGMVSYQGQDIGGLDMVSSVKNLDAAALQSLLALYSDIIKSTGQLQQASLEAEDELPQLSEAQKAQLMVDLEKLLAANPGIALEKLAFKTANGESSLSLALDFAKPESFELPPPELAKQLITQLDAKVAVSKAMIGDVIGLQATFAGETDKEAVAQQASMMTEMASGMALSTELAKLEGDNIVTSLHYADDKVDFNGKQMSVEEFVAMAFASGAGLGMGGGAMGEEDPAMQGLQLEEEGSAEAESSVQ, from the coding sequence ATGAAAAAAACTGCAGGTATAGCCGCAGGCCTGATCCTGGCCGTCGGCGCTCTCGGCACGGCTGGCGCCTGGTACACCGGTAACCAACTGCCCACGGTGCTGGACGAGTCGATCAAGCGCGCCAACGCCGACCTGGCCAAGACCCTGCCGGCGCTGGGCCTGGATGCCTCCATCGAGCTGCTGGCGCTGGAGCAGCAGTTCTTCAGCAGCACCGCGCGCTACCGTCTGACCTTCAGCGGCTCGCTCGACGGCGAGGCGCCGCAGCAGTTCGAGCTGCTGATCAACGACCGCATCGAACACGGCCCCTTCCCGCTGTCGCGCCTCAAGGCCTTCCAGTTGATGCCGGTGATGGCGACCAGCAACTACGCGCTGGAATCGAGCCCGGCCTTGGAAAAATGGTTCGCCGCCGCCAACGGCAAGTCGCCCCTGGAAGGTCAGGCCAGCCTGGGCTATGACCGCTCCGTGGCGGGCAACCTGCGCTTCAATCCGGTCCAGGTGGCTCTGGATGAAGACAGCCAGCTGGACTTCAGTGGTCTGGACATCGACTTCGACAGCACGGCCGAGGCCAAGGCCATAGACGCCAATGGCCTGATGGACAGCCTGCGGATCAGCACCAAGCTGAGCGAGAGCCAGAACCCGCTGACCATCGAGCTCAAGGGCCTGACCCTGGACAGCCAGACCGCCAAGGGCAGCAGCGAGTTCTACCTGGGGCGCAACGAGGTCAAGCTGCAGACCGCGCAGATCCTCATCGGCGATGGTGAGCCGATCCTGCTGAGGGACATCTCCCAGCTCGACGAAACCAGCGAAGCCGACGGCAAGCTGGCCGCCCGCTCCACCTACAAGATCGGCATGGTCAGCTACCAGGGCCAGGACATCGGCGGCCTGGACATGGTCTCCAGCGTGAAGAACCTCGACGCAGCGGCCCTGCAATCGCTGCTGGCGCTGTACAGCGACATCATCAAGAGCACCGGCCAGCTGCAGCAGGCCAGCCTGGAGGCCGAGGACGAGCTGCCGCAGCTGTCCGAGGCGCAGAAGGCCCAGCTGATGGTGGACCTGGAGAAGCTGCTGGCCGCCAATCCGGGGATTGCCCTGGAGAAGCTGGCGTTCAAGACCGCCAACGGTGAAAGCAGCTTGAGCCTGGCCCTGGACTTCGCCAAGCCCGAGTCCTTCGAGTTGCCGCCGCCCGAGCTGGCCAAGCAGCTGATCACCCAGCTGGATGCCAAGGTCGCCGTGTCCAAGGCGATGATCGGTGACGTGATCGGCCTGCAGGCCACCTTCGCCGGCGAAACCGACAAGGAAGCGGTTGCCCAGCAGGCGTCGATGATGACCGAGATGGCCAGCGGCATGGCGCTGTCCACCGAGCTGGCCAAACTGGAGGGTGACAACATCGTCACCAGCCTGCATTACGCCGACGACAAGGTGGACTTCAACGGCAAGCAGATGAGCGTCGAGGAGTTCGTCGCCATGGCCTTCGCCAGTGGCGCCGGCCTGGGCATGGGTGGTGGCGCTATGGGCGAGGAAGATCCGGCCATGCAGGGTCTGCAGCTGGAGGAAGAGGGGAGCGCCGAGGCAGAGAGCTCCGTCCAGTAA
- a CDS encoding AI-2E family transporter, producing the protein MLNNDRLLVQILLLALLGACVWVLAPFFSALFWAGVLAFASWPLMRLLTRALDGRQAYAAGVLTAGWMVLVAVPLVWLGFNLADHIRDATALFKDFEVDGLPDPPAWLGGLPLVGERLVGLWTRIDKEGGELLETVRPYLGQVGNWLLARSAQIGGGMLELALSLVLVFFFYRDGPRMAAFAQSLLQRLIGERAEHYLDLVAGTVQRVVNGVIGTAAAQALLAMIGFYIAGVPGALVLGIITFVLSLIPMGPPLVWIPATAWLVSQGQYGMAVFLGVWGMFVISGVDNVLKPYLISRGGNLPLVVVLLGVFGGILAFGFMGLFLGPTLLAVAFSLLGDWVGNMPPETKAQAERKDGE; encoded by the coding sequence ATGCTGAACAATGATCGCCTGTTGGTGCAGATCCTCCTGCTGGCGCTGCTCGGTGCCTGCGTCTGGGTGCTGGCGCCGTTCTTCTCCGCGCTGTTCTGGGCCGGCGTGCTGGCCTTCGCCAGCTGGCCGCTGATGCGTCTACTGACGCGGGCGCTGGATGGCCGCCAGGCCTACGCCGCCGGGGTGCTCACCGCCGGCTGGATGGTGCTGGTGGCGGTGCCGCTGGTCTGGCTCGGCTTCAACCTGGCCGACCATATCCGCGATGCCACCGCGCTGTTCAAGGACTTCGAGGTCGATGGCCTGCCGGACCCGCCCGCCTGGCTGGGCGGGCTGCCGCTGGTGGGTGAGCGCCTGGTCGGTCTGTGGACGCGCATCGACAAGGAAGGTGGCGAGCTGCTGGAAACCGTGCGCCCCTACCTGGGCCAGGTCGGCAACTGGCTGCTGGCACGCAGCGCGCAGATCGGCGGCGGCATGCTGGAGCTGGCCCTGAGCCTGGTGCTGGTGTTCTTCTTCTACCGCGACGGCCCGCGCATGGCGGCTTTCGCCCAGAGCCTGCTGCAGCGCCTGATCGGCGAGCGCGCCGAGCACTACCTGGATCTGGTGGCCGGCACCGTGCAGCGGGTGGTCAACGGCGTCATCGGCACCGCAGCGGCCCAGGCCCTGCTGGCCATGATCGGTTTCTACATCGCCGGGGTGCCGGGTGCCCTGGTGCTGGGCATCATCACCTTCGTCCTCAGCCTGATTCCCATGGGCCCGCCGCTGGTGTGGATTCCCGCCACCGCCTGGCTGGTCAGCCAGGGCCAGTACGGCATGGCGGTGTTCCTCGGCGTCTGGGGCATGTTCGTCATCAGCGGCGTGGACAACGTGCTCAAGCCCTACCTGATCAGTCGTGGCGGCAACCTGCCGCTGGTGGTGGTGCTGCTCGGCGTGTTCGGCGGCATCCTGGCGTTCGGCTTCATGGGCCTGTTCCTCGGCCCGACCCTGCTGGCCGTGGCCTTCAGCCTGCTCGGCGACTGGGTGGGCAACATGCCGCCCGAGACCAAGGCGCAGGCCGAGCGTAAGGACGGGGAATAG